In one window of Henckelia pumila isolate YLH828 chromosome 1, ASM3356847v2, whole genome shotgun sequence DNA:
- the LOC140866586 gene encoding uncharacterized protein → MDDWRQSALLNMELEEELRIRDEQIAQLQEMIQVAITERDEAQENCQNVFFEKILIQQKDDPRKGLELSNVFSSSDCDESIVSSPPHLPPPPQPQPPPPAGEAEPELPILLDRPLPEKGKLLQAVMQSGPLQQTLLLSGPLPRWRQPPPPLDTNHIPPPPVVIPSSPTPLPTPISSQYIHQESLQNNILKVNRNRSLSENSDSSPVELRYQKGFLQSPLMSKIVCF, encoded by the exons ATGGATGATTGGAGGCAATCTGCGCTGCTGAACATGGAGCTGGAGGAAGAATTGAGGATCAGAGATGAACAAATTGCGCAACTCCAAGAAATGATACAGGTAGCCATTACAGAGAGAGACGAAGCTCAAGAAAATTGCCAAAATGTGTTCTTTGAGAAGATTTTGATTCAGCAGA AAGATGATCCCAGAAAAGGGCTTGAACTGAGCAATGTCTTCTCTTCCTCGGATTGTGACGAGAGTATTGTTTCGTCTCCACCCCACCTCCCCCCGCCGCCGCAGCCTCAGCCTCCTCCGCCAGCAGGAGAGGCGGAACCGGAACTTCCCATCTTACTCGACAGGCCATTGCCGGAAAAAGGGAAGCTTTTGCAAGCAGTGATGCAATCGGGGCCGCTCCAACAGACCCTCCTCCTCTCCGGCCCTCTCCCGCGGTGGCGCCAGCCTCCGCCGCCGCTTGACACCAACCACATCCCACCGCCACCGGTGGTGATTCCATCATCACCAACACCTCTTCCAACGCCAATATCCAGTCAATACATCCACCAAGAATCATTACAAAACAACATTTTGAAGGTAAATAGGAATAGGTCTCTGTCTGAAAACTCCGATTCTTCCCCCGTCGAGTTGAGATACCAAAAGGGATTTCTCCAATCGCCATTAATGAGCAAAATTGTTTGCTTTTAG